ATTACCACCACGGGATGCAGTTCCATTTTCTGATGAATGGTTGGCAGCAATGGAAGCTGCAGGGGAGGATATATTAACAATGAAAGGTGGTGCTGTACAAAACTCACCTTCCTTGGGATTTTTTCGTCAGACAAAAGCTTCAGATACACATCGCTTGTTATTAGGTCTTAGgcgtcttaggcctaactcacaccccaaaagctagctcaaagggaggaggattgcccaagccttataaagagtccacccatctcattaatcaccgatgtgggactttttgtcattctttaacaccccacctcacgcccagtgcttagcatctggtgcgtgggcaattttgattttggggaccccaacatcgggtgagacgggccctgctctgataccatgtgaaattaggtcttaggcctaacttgGCGCCGTCAGACAATGCACAGTATCACTAATTGCATTGTTAGCAGATGGATATGACCTCCTATCATTACTTGATCTTCCTCTACCTTGATTGTAAGTAGGACCAGTAGAacctctcttctttctctcatAACCAGGTGGATATCCATGAAGTTTGTAACACACAGCTTGCATGTGTCCTGTTCTTTTACAATAATCACAAAATGCATTTGGATCATAGCTTGAACCTGTATTAAACCTTGGTTTGGGAACTGATGATTGAGCAGTAAACAGGGCATTTAGATCTGATGAATTTGAACTGTGAGAGGTCTGTGACATGATACGTTGGCTTTCTCTTTCAATAAGCAGTGAGTATGCCTTGTTTATAGTAGGCAAAGGTACCATCATTAGTATTTGGCTTCTAGCTTGTTCATATGAGTCATTTAATCCCATGAGAAACTGTAGTAACTTCTGATTATGCATGAACACTACAAATTCCCTTGAATTCACACACTCACAACTAGGAACAGGTGCCAAACTATCATATTCTACCCACAACTCACGTAGCTTAGAGAAATAGGTTGAGATTGAGCTTGTACCTTGGCTAACTGTAGCAATCTCTTTGTGTAGTTGAAAAATACGTGATCCATCAATCTTGTCATATCTTTCACACAAGTCCTTCCACACAGCTGCTGCATTAGTAGAATAAACAATGCCTGCAAGTAACTCCTTCGAAACACAGTTCATAATCCACGAAAGTACTATCGCATTGCATCTTTCCCACAGATTTGTCAAGTTAGGACCATATAACTCTTTTCTGCATGATCCATCAATGAATCCAAGTTTGTTTCGACCTATAATTGCAATTTTCATAGCTCGACTCCATACTGAAAAATTATCAGCTCCTGTTAGTTGAATTGAACTAAGTAATACACCTGAATTATCTATTGAATGTAAGAACAATGGATGATTATGGCTCAGCTTCTCAGGCAACTCATTATCGACAGTTGCCATGGTTTTTGGCTGAGATCTTGAAGCTCTACTGTgtaggctctgataccatgttaatcTTCTTGTAGAGAAGAAGTAGAAGTGAAGAAACAGAGAAGAGATAGAGAGTGAGGAAGAAGATGAGAGAAAAACGTGAACCTCTCTTctgtatatattttctaatgCCCATTCTGTACACACAACTTgaacatatatacaaaaataataaaccaACTTCTAACTAACTTTAACAACTTCTAACTAACTTTAACAACTTCTTTAATGAATAGCCCTCTTAGTTACAATTATTTACACAATGAACCTACTACTAAAGCTTTAAGTAATGCCTTCTTTAATACAATGTTGACAGTGATTGCAATGATGGTTGGGTTTGCAATCAGGGGCTTAGCTACTCTCGGAACGAGAGATCCTTCGTCAAAAACTTACattatatttataagaaaaataaatagttaaataaaatattttggacatttttaaaaaagaataaaaattttctAGCTTAGTCGTTGCAGTCTTTCAACTCTTACTAAGTTCTTTGCAACTTGCAGTGTGCGGGTTCGGTTcctctttttaatttaaagttaaaaagaaaatcctattcatttatttcattaagctactaaaagtgaaaataatttatataaattatcttttaatataactCGTTTGATTCTATTATTtaactttcattttttattgttagTCATCAGAGGTTTGTGAAATGTTGAAGCATAAAGTGATTTCACTCTAAACTGAAatatctctcttttattttgtttgtccACGTCCTATCAGATAAACGTGAATACTAAAGCTAAGTattatgtagtttaattttaaatttttttgatacagtttaattaaaacattaatcattaatgttatgtagtttgatttacaaaatttaaatagatacattctttaaattatttttacgagctatgaaatttttgaatactctccataaaaaattttattttattacgcCAATATTTGCTACGCACGCAAGTTAACACAACTATTTGCTATGCACGCAAGTTAACTCAAATGCATCTCCCTTTGGAGAATGGGCATTGGCTCGTGTATTTTAACAAATAAGCTTTATTGTCACATGAAAAATTGTACTTTTTCATATCAAGTACAACTTTTTTGGATTAtatgtgttcattgatgatctCTCTCAATTTGGTTTTCATATTTTAGTTCTCTcttgttttattgtttatttgttatgagaacaatattattaaatttaatatcagGAGTGAATCAACATAATTAACAACCTAACTACAGTAAAACACATTTAAATAATGaagcaaaaaatatattaattattaagtaagatagattatattttatacataatatattaatataatatacattttatacatgatgcACGAGATACACTaatttaatgtataaaaataaaagattttaaaaatttataagacttataagaaataatgataataagtaAACTAAAAAGTAAAGTTCTATTAatcttttcaatattttgggCTGAACCGGCccaaaataaacttaaaagccCATTGAGCTGATCCATCTTTGCTGAGTTCGATGTTCCGTTCCCGTCAGGAACTATCCCTAAACTCAACCGTAATAGCAATAGCAGTAGAGGCAGAAGAGAGAATCATCAGAGAAGATGAAAGAAGCAAAGCGTAGTCGTAAACGGAAGAGAGGAAAGGTTCATAAGAAATCTTCCACTCCGGCCGGAAACGATCCTTCTAATTTCTCCGGCGTGAATCAGTCTATGGTTTCGAATACGGCGATCtcaaaaactaagaaaactTCGTCTTTTATCGATAAGGTTCTAATTGTATTTCTCCTTATATAATTCTATGTACGTTCGTATTTTACAAATAGATATTTGATACTTGTGGAGTTTACGCAGATGAAGGCGAGATTATCAGGAGGACACTTCCGTATGCTTAATGAAAAACTCTACACTTGCTCGTATGTCCACCTTCTTCGCAAGTTGCTGCAATTTTTTCGCTGGATAATATGTTCCGAATTGTGTGTCGCTGTTGAATATTGATGCAATTGCTTTGTTTTTTGTTATCCAGAGGAGATGAGGCGCTTAATTATTTCAAGGAAAATCCAGAACTTTTTAATGTGGTAAGAATCATTTTGTCCAATATTTTGTACTTCTACTTGAAGGTGATAACTCAAGTTTCTTAGATTTGAGGTTGCTTTAGACTGAACTTGATTGCAAGAGATTTAGTGGGGAAAAAACAAAACTTTTAGGTCCTGAAGCtgaaaacaaagtaaaaattatCAAGGTCTTCAGAGATATAAATTGTCCTATGCCGACATTAAGACACTTGAAATTGAACATCAAGTGGGTGCTATGGTATTTCTAAAGGTTTCTCCGGGGAAGAAAATTATGAGATTTGGTCTGAAAGGAAAACTTTGTTCTTGATTTATTGGGCCTTATGAAGTACTTGATAGAGCTAGCCTGATTGCATACGTATTAGCCTTACCACTAAGATTAGATCCGTAATGTATGAGTAATAAGGGTTTTGCATTTGCTTGGTAAGGACTAAAAGAGGATGAGAAGTTAAAACAAAGGATCATTGCACCCCCTCTGTCCAATATTACTTTGTTCAATAAGGAATCTTGGCCTCTTatagtgactttattattgGTATTTGACTGAACATGAATTTAAGATGTTAATTTTGACTTACATATTATGATAGCTATAGTTTAGAGGAAGTatcatatcaaaaataaaagtttggCATATTTAATGCAGTCATGAAAGTTGTATAGAAATGAAGATGTTAATATTTTTAGAGGGACTGTTCAGAAGACTAAGTTGTACGTAATCCCTCATAGGAACTGTTTGAAAGACCAAGTTTGTTATCAAGGATGGCTTCTTAGAGCAATTACTTCATTTTTCTCCCTGACCTCATGTTCGTACGACAGACTAATCACTCCTAATAAGACTTTTACTGTCTTCCACAAATACCCCTGTGTGATGACTGGTTTATAATATCCCCTTCTGAAGTTGTATGGACTGCAACTTCTGAGTCTGATTCAACTTCAGGTTGCTTTGCAATTTATACAACATCCTGGAGTATTTCTTGAGTTCTTGTCAAATATCCCTCACCATTTAGTATCTTCTTGTTCTTAACCATACTTAGCTGGTCAGTATCATGCAGGGTATCAGGAGCAAATGTTACATTGGCCAGAAAAACCTGTTAATATAATCACAAAATGGCTAAAGGATCATAGCCCTTCATTAATTGTTGCTGACTTTGGCTGCGGTATGGGTCTCAAATTATCTGGGTCTCAAATTATCAGGAAGCAACAAATTTCATGTGCTTGTCACTTTTGGTGTTGCGTGACTCATTGATTGTCCAACTTATTTCAGGAGATGCACGGCTGGCAAGAAGTGTGAAGAACAAAGTGTGGTCTTTGGATCTTGTCGCACATGATCCTTCAGTTATTGCTTGTGACATGTCAAATGTATGAGCTTCGCTTGGAGTCTTGCTAATAGAGTTTCTTGCTGTTTGAATTGCCTTTAAGTTTAGTATATTGAATACATACTGATTAGGAACATTGTTCTGAATTAATGCTGTTCTTTTGGCAGACCCCTCTAGAGTCCTTGTCGGTTGATGTGGCCATCTTTTGCCTTTCATTGATGGGAACTGATTATCCAAGCTTTCTTCAGGAAGCGCGCAGAGTTCTTAAACCCAGGTTGGCATGCAGTACTTGCTTAAGTTGTAAGATACATATCTTCATCAGATAGTTTAGTTTATGAATTGAGTTGGGTGGTTGTTTCCAGGGGGTGGCTTTTGATAGCAGAAGTTAAAAGCAGGCTTGATCCAACTACAGGGGGTGCCGACCCAAGCAATTTTTTGAAAGCTATTTGTGATCTTGGGTTTACTATTGAGTCAAAGGTCTATTCCATTTCTTTTCGTTATGAGTTTGATGAAATCTACTACAATTTCTAAAGCTTGTCTATGTTTCTGCAGGATTTCTCTAACAAAATGTTTGTGCTGTTCTACTTAAAGAAAAAGGTTTGGTTTGATGGATAATTTAGTTTTGTTATTCTTCTGTGACTTAAAAAATATGTGCTGATTGTCTATCTCTCTCTCAACAGGAAAACCAGAATTCAGTAGACAAAGAGATTAATTGGCCTGAGCTCAAGGCATGTATTTATAAACGGCGCTAAGTTTGGCCATAATATGGTCTAAGATTTTACTATAGTCCCTGTTCATTCTGGAGATGGGTTTAAACTTGTTGCTAGATCTCACTCATTATTTCAAACCGTGCTCCCAAAAAAGACTCTGTCCACTGAAGTGAGGAATGGACGCTGTTGTGTTTGAAAGAATGCGCTTCACAATGATTCTAGGAGAAAAGTAGTCTATTCTTTGAATCTCATCTTTGAGAAGTGGGATTAGTATTGGCATTATTGTAGTATATTGGATTTTTGAAATTGtagttattttaattgtttgaaaATCATAGTACTAAATTAATATGATATTAAAGTATTTGTTTGATGAGATTCAATCAAAATGCATCTGACAGGCAAGTCTGGGATAAACGTATGCAAAAGTATATAAGAGCAGGAATTCCAGAGTCGGTACAAATTAATTCTAACAAAACGTCTAATTCTAGTTGTAGATGTATCCATTTTCAGCAGAGGCAAGACAAGAAGCAACCAAGGACTCATCAAATGTTTGACACCATTAGTGAAATTGTGACGTACCGGGCGGTTGTCTCAGAAAATTACGCCCACCTCAGACAATTAAGATGGTATGATGTTCCAACGAGGATCGATATTCTGAATTGTATGTATTCTTCAATCTTCGAGGCATGTACTACAAGTAGTTAAGGGCCAAATACCAAGGACATGTGCATCAactttcttttcatttcaaGTTATTATTATGCTCCAACTTATATctagaaaaatataatactaaCACAAGAGGAGCAAAGAAGCCAATAATTCCAAGAGCAGCAGCTGATACTATGCAGTAGACTTCTTGGATCCTAGGTAACCTGGATTACAATATGAACGAGTAACCAACATTATGATCATATACGTGGCATATATCCACAGGTCCAAGCAAAAAAGGCAAACCTTGTGATATACTCGGAGAGGAAAACTTTGGAGATATTTTCATAACTGAAGGACGAAATAAAGCTTGAGATGACACAACAGAAGCATAGAAGCAAACCAGGACTTATCAATTCATGAAGGGGGAAAAGACCTGCAAAGTACAACAAGAACTACATTAACAGAGTAAAAACATAAACTGCTTTGCTGGACTGACAGTCATACTTCTACTTTTTACCTTCAACCTTCCTTTGAAGAAGTTGGAACAGAGTAATGAGAGACAAGGCAGCTGTGAGTGATGTTGAAAGTGCCTTCAACAGTACAATTAGGCATTAGCTATGAGATTTTGTTTAAGCATGAATATTACCTACTACATTTACTACAAGAAAATAGGTAAAGTAACTAACCAATCCTTGCACTCCAATGTGTAATCTGTGAACAAAGAACCAATCTAAGATAGCATTTAGCGCAATGGCTCCAATACTAACCAGGAAAGGCCTCAGCCCATCTCCAAAGGCATAAAACACTGCAACTACCAATTCTCTGACAATCAAGAATGGTGATCCGAGAGAATCtataccaaaaataataatttaatatgtcAAGAAACTATAAATTCAGCCTACATGAGTACAAATGTGCTCTTATTTATAAGCCCCATCCAGAATACTCAAAAATGTAAAGTTATAATCCAGACATCCTACTTTGACGAGTTATCAATACTtacagaaaagaaaaatagaagaaactaAAGCACTTGCCGAAGAATCAAATGCATATCGCTCAAACAAGACACGGATGATAGGATCAGTTAAGCTACTCATGACAGAAATAATCGGCAAGAGAACCACCTGCATCAAAACAGGAAAACGCCCAGACTAT
This window of the Solanum pennellii chromosome 2, SPENNV200 genome carries:
- the LOC107012016 gene encoding ribosomal RNA-processing protein 8, which gives rise to MKEAKRSRKRKRGKVHKKSSTPAGNDPSNFSGVNQSMVSNTAISKTKKTSSFIDKMKARLSGGHFRMLNEKLYTCSGDEALNYFKENPELFNVYHAGYQEQMLHWPEKPVNIITKWLKDHSPSLIVADFGCGDARLARSVKNKVWSLDLVAHDPSVIACDMSNTPLESLSVDVAIFCLSLMGTDYPSFLQEARRVLKPRGWLLIAEVKSRLDPTTGGADPSNFLKAICDLGFTIESKDFSNKMFVLFYLKKKENQNSVDKEINWPELKACIYKRR